GGGCTCGACGAAACGGCGCACATCGAATGTGTTGCCGGTGCGTTGCGCGAACATATCGAGGCAGGCGCGCAGCTTGTCCGCGGCGGCATCATCATCTTCGACAATGGCGACAGTCAGCATCGATGAACTCCTTATCCGTCTCGCTGACCACTGTACACGGCCCGAAGGCGAGGCTCATACCGTAATTTGGGCGGGGTCTTGTCGGGCGGAACACGCGCGCTTACAATCGGAACCGTCTTATTGATAACCCGAACCCAAGGGAGCAAGCATGCTTACCAACGAGTACGTCAAGCGCGTGTATGACCAGGTCACCAAGCGCGACGGCGATCAGCCCGAATTCCTGCAGGCCGTGTACGAGGTGTTGGACACCTTGCAGCCCGTGATCGAGAAGCATCCGGAGTACGAGGCGAACGGCGTGCTGGAGCGCATCGTGGAGCCCGAGCGCGTGGTGAAGTTCCGCGTGGCCTGGGTCGACGACTCCGGCAAGGTGCAGGTGAACCGCGGCTACCGCGTGCAGTTCAACTCCGCGATCGGCCCGTACAAGGGCGGCCTGCGCTTCCATCCGACCGTGAACGAGGGCGTCATCAAGTTCCTCGGTTTCGAGCAGATCCTCAAGAACTCCCTGACCACACTGCCGATGGGCGGCGGCAAGGGCGGCTCCGACTTCGACCCGAAGGGTAAGTCCGACGCCGAGGTCATGCGCTTCTGCCAGGCCTTCATGACCGAGCTGCAGCGCCACATCGGCCAGTTCACCGACGTGCCGGCCGGCGACATCAACGTGGGCGCCCGCGAGATCGGCTACCTCTTCGGCCAGTACAAGCGCATCCGCGACGAGTACTCCGGCGTGCTCACCGGCAAGGGCCTGGAGTTCGGCGGCTCGCTCGCCCGCACCGAAGCCACCGGTTACGGCCTGTGCTATTACACGCAGGAGGCCCTGCGCGTTCTGAAGAACGACTCCTTCGAGGGCAAGACCGTGGCCATCTCCGGCTCCGGCAACGTGGCCATCTTCGCCACCGAGAAGGCCACCGAGCTCGGCGCGAAGGTCGTGACCGCCTCCGATTCCAACGGCTACATCTACGATCCGAACGGCATCCAGCTCGATGTGGTCAAGGACATCAAGCTTGGCCACCGCGGCCGCATCAAGGAGTACGCCGACCGCGTGCCCGGCTCCGAGTACCACGAGGGCTGCGCCGGCGTGTGGACCGTCAAGTGTGACATCGCCCTGCCCTGCGCCACCCAGAACGAGATCGATGAGGCCTCCGCCGAGGCGCTGGTCGCCAACGGCTGCACCGTGGTGTGTGAGGGCGCGAACATGCCCTCCACTCCGGAGGCCATCGCCGTCTATCAGAAGAACGGCGTGCTGTATGGCCCGGCCAAGGCCGCGAACGCCGGCGGCGTGGCCGTCTCCGGTCTGGAGATGAGCCAGAACAGCTACCGACTGAGCTGGACCTTCGAAGAGAC
Above is a window of Bifidobacterium eulemuris DNA encoding:
- the gdhA gene encoding NADP-specific glutamate dehydrogenase, encoding MLTNEYVKRVYDQVTKRDGDQPEFLQAVYEVLDTLQPVIEKHPEYEANGVLERIVEPERVVKFRVAWVDDSGKVQVNRGYRVQFNSAIGPYKGGLRFHPTVNEGVIKFLGFEQILKNSLTTLPMGGGKGGSDFDPKGKSDAEVMRFCQAFMTELQRHIGQFTDVPAGDINVGAREIGYLFGQYKRIRDEYSGVLTGKGLEFGGSLARTEATGYGLCYYTQEALRVLKNDSFEGKTVAISGSGNVAIFATEKATELGAKVVTASDSNGYIYDPNGIQLDVVKDIKLGHRGRIKEYADRVPGSEYHEGCAGVWTVKCDIALPCATQNEIDEASAEALVANGCTVVCEGANMPSTPEAIAVYQKNGVLYGPAKAANAGGVAVSGLEMSQNSYRLSWTFEETDAKLKGIMESIVAESLAAAKEYGEEGDLMAGANIAGFVKVANAMVAQGVL